DNA from Lentibacillus amyloliquefaciens:
ACTTTCTGATATGAAAGAAGAATTCAATAAAGCTATTACGGCACCGTCCGGTAACCAAGGCTTTGGAATGGACAAGTCAGAGTTTGATAAGGTTGCCACAGTACAACATCCAAATGATGAAACGTCCGTCATGAAAACAGGTGCGCTCGCTATTGCAGCAATCACATCCTGTACAAATACGTCTAACCCATATGTTATGCTTGGTGCCGGACTGCTCGCGAAAAACGCAGTTGAAAAAGGGTTGAAAGTACCTGAGTTTGTCAAAACATCCCTGGCTCCAGGTTCCAAAGTCGTGACGCGCTATCTTGATGATTCGGGGCTTCAAACATACTTGAATGAGCTCGGTTTCAATCTGGTCGGCTATGGATGTACGACATGCATTGGTAACTCAGGACCGCTCCGCCCGGAAATTGAAAAAGCAATCGAAGAAAGTGATTTGACCGTTTCATCGGTCTTGTCAGGCAATCGTAACTTTGAAGGGCGTATCCATCCGCTCGTCAAAGCAAACTATCTGGCATCACCGCCATTAGTCGTTGCATATGCTTTGGCAGGATCGGTTGATGTTGACTTGACTAAGGATCAGCTAGGCACGGATGCTGATGGTGAACCGATTTACCTTGAAGATATCTGGCCATCAATGGATGATATTAAAGACACTGTTCAATCAGTTGTGAAACCGGAAATTTTCCGGAAAGAATATGAAAGAGTATTCGATTCCAATGAAAAATGGAACGAAATCAAAACAACGGATGAACCATTATTTGAATGGGACAGTGAATCAACTTACATTCAGAATCCGCCGTTTTTTGAAGGACTGTCACGTGATGCAGGCACGGTTGAATCGTTGAGCGATTTGCGTGTTATTGGTAAATTCGGTGATTCAGTTACAACTGACCATATCTCGCCTGCCGGGGCTATTGCCAAAGACATGCCAGCCGGCCAATATCTGCAGGAAAAAGGTGTATCACCAAGAAACTTTAACTCATACGGTTCCCGCCGTGGTAACCATGAAGTTATGATGCGTGGTACGTTTGCAAATATCCGAATCCGCAACTTGCTTGCACAAGGCAAAGAAGGCGGCTATACAACTTATTGGCCAACCGGCGAGTTGATGCCATTTTACGATGCCAGCATGCAGTATCAGGAAGATGGCACCGGATTGATGGTTATCGGCGGAAAAGATTACGGTATGGGTTCTTCCAGGGACTGGGCCGCCAAAGGTACAAACCTGCTTGGCATTAAAACAGTTATCGCAGAAAGCTTTGAGCGTATCCACCGCTCGAACCTGGTCATGATGGGTGTTCTGCCATTGCAGTTTGAAAAAGGTGACAGTGCAGATAAACTGGGATTGACCGGTCAGGAAACGTACAATGTGGAATTTGATGAAAGTGTTAAACCGCATGACCGCATTAAAGTAACGGCGGTTGATGAAAATGGAAAAACAATTGAATTTAACGCTATTGCACGTTTTGACAGTGACGTTGAAGTTGATTATTACCGTCACGGCGGTATTTTGCAGATGGTATTGCGCAATAAGCTGCAAACTACAGGT
Protein-coding regions in this window:
- the acnA gene encoding aconitate hydratase AcnA; its protein translation is MGIDAKKQFELNGKTYNYYQLKAIEDANLGNVSRLPFSVRVLLESLMRQKDGHVIKDEHVEELSKWGTNDTGDVDVPFKPSRVILQDFTGVPAVVDLASLRKAMVDMGGEPDKINPEVPVDLVIDHSVQVDQYGTPNALQANMELEFERNMERYEFLHWAQKAFDNYRAVPPATGIVHQVNLEYIANVVHELENEDGTYDAFPDTLFGTDSHTTMINGLGVLGWGVGGIEAEAGMLGQPSYFPAPEVIGVKFTGSFPQGTTATDLALKVTQVLREKNVVGKFVEYFGPGLQDMPLADRATISNMAPEYGATCGFFPIDEETLSYLHLTGRSDEQIELIEKYSKENDLWYSPDQEDPAYTEVVEINLSELEPNLSGPKRPQDLIALSDMKEEFNKAITAPSGNQGFGMDKSEFDKVATVQHPNDETSVMKTGALAIAAITSCTNTSNPYVMLGAGLLAKNAVEKGLKVPEFVKTSLAPGSKVVTRYLDDSGLQTYLNELGFNLVGYGCTTCIGNSGPLRPEIEKAIEESDLTVSSVLSGNRNFEGRIHPLVKANYLASPPLVVAYALAGSVDVDLTKDQLGTDADGEPIYLEDIWPSMDDIKDTVQSVVKPEIFRKEYERVFDSNEKWNEIKTTDEPLFEWDSESTYIQNPPFFEGLSRDAGTVESLSDLRVIGKFGDSVTTDHISPAGAIAKDMPAGQYLQEKGVSPRNFNSYGSRRGNHEVMMRGTFANIRIRNLLAQGKEGGYTTYWPTGELMPFYDASMQYQEDGTGLMVIGGKDYGMGSSRDWAAKGTNLLGIKTVIAESFERIHRSNLVMMGVLPLQFEKGDSADKLGLTGQETYNVEFDESVKPHDRIKVTAVDENGKTIEFNAIARFDSDVEVDYYRHGGILQMVLRNKLQTTGDTVQ